The following proteins come from a genomic window of Plutella xylostella chromosome 22, ilPluXylo3.1, whole genome shotgun sequence:
- the LOC119694938 gene encoding endocuticle structural glycoprotein SgAbd-2: MRSFVVLSALVAVALAAPQFQQYSPQGQVIPIVRQQQEVNFDGSYQYSYETGNGIAAQEQGYLKNAGVKDQEAQVAQGSYSYTSPEGIPITLTYTADENGFQAQGAHLPTPPPIPEAIQRALQYIASQPPQPQQYQPAQPFQQPFRG, translated from the exons ATGAGATCG TTCGTGGTCCTCTCGGCGCTGGTGGCGGTGGCGCTGGCGGCGCCGCAGTTCCAGCAGTACAGCCCGCAGGGGCAGGTCATCCCCATCGTGCGCCAGCAGCAGGAGGTCAACTTCGACGGCTCCTACCAGTACAG CTACGAGACGGGCAACGGCATCGCGGCGCAGGAGCAGGGCTACCTCAAGAACGCCGGCGTGAAGGACCAGGAGGCGCAGGTCGCGCAGGGCTCCTACTCCTACACCTCGCCCGAGGGCATCCCCATCACGCTCACCTACACCGCTGATGAGAACG GTTTCCAGGCCCAAGGCGCGCACCTCCCCACCCCGCCCCCCATCCCGGAGGCCATCCAGCGCGCGCTCCAGTACATTGCCTCTCAGCCGCCGCAGCCGCAGCAGTACCAGCCAGCCCAGCCCTTCCAGCAGCCCTTCCGTGGATAA